The DNA sequence GACGCTCGGCGAAGTCGTTCCAGCGCAGCATACGCGCGCGCTCGACCTGGTCGATCAGGATCAGGAACGGCCGATCGGCCACGTTGCGCATCTTCAGGCGCGCCAGCGCCTGCAACCCCTCCGCCGTAGCGCGCCCCCCGAAGCCGTACACCGTGCCGGTCGGATAGGCGAGAAGCCCTCCGCGACGGAGGTGGCCGACCACGCGGTCCCATTCCCACTCCGTGTGTGGGACCGGCACCTGCCGGGGGCGCTGGCTCTCGGCCAACAGGCATTCTGCGATGACGCGATCCTCGGGATAGGTCACCTTCACGTTCCAGCGGCTCCCCTCGATCACCTGAACCGCCTCGCCCAGGCGTTCGACGAGCGCCGCGCAGTCGGTCGCTCCGGTGCCCAGTCCGATCGCTTCGTGGTAAGCACGCTCCAGCAACCGGCGCGCGAAGACCTGGGGCGTCTGCACCTGCCAGACCGACGCACGATCGGGGCTGCCCACGATGTGCCGGTCGCGTACCTCCTTGAGCGTATCGACGACCGGATGGCCCACCACGGCCGCCCCACCCGCTGCAGCGCGCTCGATGCACGCGTCGAGGGCTCGCCGGTCCACGAGGGGACGGGCTGCGTCATGGACCACCACGACCTCCACGTCGGGGCCCAACGCCGCAAGACCGGCGGCCACCGAGGCCGTACGGGTCGTGCCGCCATCGACCACCGCGACACGCGGCGCCAGCGCGGACAACCAGGAGGGCCGCTCCGAGGCGGGAGGCAGGACCACGCTGACGCGCACGACCCGGGGATCGTCGAGAAACGCATCCAACGACCAGCGCAGGAGCGGCCGCCCCCCAACCTCCAGGAAAGCCTTCTGAACGCCCCCCATTCGCTCCCCGGAACCCGCAGCGGGGATCACCACGCCCAGCGAGGGCGACGCAGCGCGGCTCATCCGCAGCGCCGGCCCCACCGGCCGTCAGAACGGGCTGTCCGCAAACGAATCGGGCGGAGGCCCGGCCGGAGTCGCGGCATGCCGATCCACGGAGTCGAAGCGCGTGTAGGCCTTGTTGAAGTAGAGCTCCACCCGGCCCGTCGGTCCATTGCGCTGTTTCGCCACGATGAGGTCCGCCTGCCCTTCCACCTCGCGGGCCTGGTCGATCTCGCCCGCCTGGATGAGATAGTATTCCTCGCGGTACAGGAACATGACCACATCGGCATCCTGCTCGATGGACCCGGACTCACGGAGGTCGGAGAGCTGGGGGCGGTTGCCGGTGCGCTGCTCCGTGGCCCGGCTCAACTGGCTCAGGGCGATGACGGGCACATCCAGCTCCTTGGCCAGGGCTTTCAGCCCGCGTGAGATCTCGCTGACCTCTTGCTGGCGGTTCTCGGAGCGCCTTCCTCCGGACATCAGCTGCAGGTAGTCGACCACGATGAGTCCCAGGTCGGTCTCCGCTTTCAGGCGACGGGCCTTGGCTCGCATCTCCAGGAGCGAGATGCCCGCCTGATCGTCGATCCAGATGGGTGCCGTGTTCAAATGGGCCGCGGACGCCGCCAGGCGTTGGTACTCGTCGGCGTCCAATTGGCCTTTGCGCAGCTTCTGCAGATCGATGCGCCCCTCGGCACAGAGCAGGCGCTGCACCAGCTGCTCCTTCGACATCTCGAGGGAGAAGATGCCCACCTTGATCTGGTGGTCGATCGCGGCGTTCTGGGCCACGTTCAGCACCCAGGACGTCTTCCCCATGGAGGGACGCGCTGCCACGATGACGAGGTCACCGCGCTGGAGACCCGACGTCATCTTGTCGAGGTCGGGGAATCCGCTCGGCACACCGGTGATGCCCGACTTCGATTGTTGCAGGTGCTCGATGTGCTCGAAGGCCGGCCAGAGGATCTCCTTGATCCAGACGAACCCCTCGCGCTCGTGGCTCTGGGCCACCTGGAACACCTTCGCCTCGGCCTCGTCGAGAATCTCTTCGACGCTGCGATCACCCTGATCATAGGCATCCTGCAGAATCGAGGACGCCTGGTCGATCAAGCGGCGCAGCAAGGCCTTGTCGCGCACGATGCGCGCATGGTAGGTGATGTTGGCAGCCGTGGGTACGGCATCCAGCAGGTCGGCCAGATACCCTACCCCGCCCGCGATCTCGAGCTCGTTGGTCTTCTTGAGCTCCTCCGACACGGTGATCACATCGATCACCTGTCCGGCCTGGAACAGGCGGAGCATGGCCCGGAACAACCGGCGGTGCGCCTCCCGGTGGAACATCGCGTCGTTCAGGAGCTCCACGACCTTCGTCACGGAGTCGGGATCGATGAGCATCCCGCCCAGCACCGACGCCTCCGCTTCGGGAGAGAAGGGAGGGTTGCGGTCGTATCGTGGCGCGGTAGCCACCGACATCGGTTCGGGTAGAGCGCTCATGAGGACCTGTCCATCACCTGGCGAAGCAACTGCAGATCATCCCACGTCGCGCGAGTCCACGATTGATTCCTCAGCAGCGCCGCGGGATGGTAGGTCACCACCAATGGAGTGCCGTGATAGGTGTGGACGCTACCCCGGAGACGACCGATCGGATTGGACGTACCGGTGAGAAGTTGTGCTGCGAAGGTCCCAACCGCCAGCAGTGCCTGGGGCCGGACCAACTCGAGCTGACGGAGGAGGAACGGCGAGCAGGCTTCGATCTCGTCCGGGAGCGGATTTCGGTTCCCGGGAGGCCTGCACTTGAGCACGTTGCAGATGTAGACCGAGTCCTGGCGAGACAGGTCGATCGCCGCCAACAAGAGATCCAGGAGCTGACCAGCGGCACCGACGAAGGGCAAGCCGGTGGCGTCCTCGTTCGCTCCGGGTGCCTCCCCCACTACGACCAGCCGGCCCTGGGGATTGCCGTCGGAGAAGACGACGTGGGTCCGCGATTCGGCCAGTCGACACCGGGTGCAGTGCAGCGCCTCCTCGCGCAACGCCTCGTAGCCGGTCGGCAGCGCGGGTCCGGCGGCGGCATCCGCTCCACCGCGCGAGTCCGGGGCCTCGGTCTGCACGGGAAGCGCCGGGGTCCACTCGGCCAGGCGCGCCCGCGCATCTCCGGCGACGTGCCTCTCCAGGAACAACTCGGAGCCACCCAGCTCGACCTGTTGGGCCAGGTACCGCCTTAGCGCGTCGTTCACTCGGCTGGCTCTGGGCCGCGCCGTGAGGTCACTCGGTCGAGGATGACGTCGGCAAGCTCCTGTTTGCTCTGCAGGGGCAGTGACTCGCGGCTTCCATCCGCCGCGATCAGGACAGCGCGATTGGCATCGGCCTCGATTCCGGCACCCGGCTCCCCCGCGGGATTGGCAACGATCCAGTCGAACCCCTTGCGGGCGAGCTTGCGCTCCGCGTTGGTCTCCAGGTCGTTTGTCTCGAGAGCGAACCCGATCGCCATGCTCCCCTTCTTCCGCAGCGATCCCACCTCAGCCGCGACGTCGGGGTTCTCTTCCGTCGTGACCACCGGCGGGCCGAGCTCGCGCTTGAGCTTGCGAGGGTGGACGGCGGCGGGACGGTAGTCGGCTACCGCGGCGGCGAACACGAGAAGATCGGCGTCCGGCGCATGCCGAGCCGCGCACGCCAGCATATCCGCAGCACGTTCCACCCGCTCCACCTCGACACCGACCGGATCGGACAGCGCGCTGGGGCCCGAGATGAGCGTGACCTGGGCACCGCGCCGCCAAGCGGCCTGCGCCAAGGCATACCCCATCTTGCCGGACGACCGGTTTCCCAGGTAGCGGACTGGATCGAGGGGCTCACGGGTGGGGCCCGCCGTCACGAGCACACGCGCACCCGTCAAGGTGCTGGCCGGCGTCAGCGCCCGCCCGACGTGCTCGACGATGTCGTCCGGTTCCAGAAGGCGCCCGGCGCCACCGTGCTCTCCGTGGGCAAGCGGGCCTTCGTCGGGCCCTGCCACCCAGATCCCCAGCACCTCTTTCACGTGCTGGATGTTGCTCTGCGTCTGGGGATGCTCCCACATCGCGGTGTTCATGGCCGGACACAGCACCACGGGAGCGCGGGTGGCGAGGAGCGTGGTGGTCAGAAGGTCGTCGGCCCGACCCTGCGCGACCCGGGCGATGAGATCGGCAGTGGCGGGGGCGACCACGACGGCTTCCGCCTCTTGCCCCAGGCGGATGTGGAGGGCGGCCCCGTCGGTGGCGAAGAGATCGGTGTGGACCGGCCGGCCGGTCACGCCCTCGAAGGACAGCGGCTGCACGAAGCGACGCGCCCCTTCGGTGAGGATCACGTCGACCTCGCAGCCCAGGCGGGTGAGGTCACGTGCGAGCTGGACGGACTTGTAGGCCGCGATGCCTCCGGCGACGCCCAGCACCACCCGGCGCCCCCGCCAGGGGCGGCGCGGGATGAGCACACGCCGGGGCAAGGAGCTACTCGACGCGGCGGCGCCGCTTCACGAGCCGGAACTCGATCTGGCCCGAGGTCAGCGCCTCCAGGGCGCGGGTGGTGAGCTTCTTCTGCTCCCCGAGGCTCATGGCCTCATGAGGAAGCGCGTTGAGCTCGCGGGCGTACTTGGCCGCCACCAGCACACCCAGGTACTTGCTCTGGGTATTGCTCGCGAGCTCAGCCGGCGTGAACACACGCATCTGGATCTCCTTCCAGGGTACCTGCCAGAATCCGGGCAGATCTCAAGTATAATCTAGGGACCCGGCTTCGCGGGACCCCTCCTCCAGGCGCTCCAGCTCCTCCCTCAGCGTGGCGGCGATCTCCGCGACCCGAGCGCCTTCGTCGAACGCTCCGGAGCGCAGGGCGGGCCGATCCACCAGGGCCTCCAGGACCCGGGCCGTCTCGTCGACGTTCTGATTCACGAGCTGGATCGGGAAGCGGGGGGCCAGGTCCAGCTCCGCCAGGGCGGTCCTCAGACGCGCGGCCAGCTCCTGGCGGGTTTCCGTACCGCGGCCGCGCAGTCGTTCCAACAACGCCCGGCCCGTAGGGGGGAGCAGGAAGATCACCAGGGCATCCGGCACCCGTTCCTGGATCTCCAGGGCACCCTGGACGTCGATGTCCAGCAGAAGCGTCACACCTTCCTGACGCGCCACCTCGAAGTTGGCCAGCGGCGTGCCGTAGAGACGCCCGTGGACGGCAGCCCACTCGGCGAAGCGGCCCTGCTCGATCCAGGCACGGAAGGTCGCCTCATCGAGGAAGTGGTAGTCGACGCCGTCGACCTCGCGACCTCGGGGTCTGCGGGTGGTGGCGGAAACCGAGAAGCGGAAGCGCTCGGAACGTTGCACCAGGGCATGGGCGACCGTGGTCTTGCCCGTCCCGCTGGGTGCGACCAGGGCCAACGCCGGACACGGGGCCGCGGAGCTCACTCGATGTTCTCGACCTGCTCGCGCACCCGCTCGATCTCCTCCTTCATGCTGACGGCGGCTCGCTGAATCGCGGAGTCGTTGGCCTTGGAGGCGATCGTGTTCACTTCGCGGTTCATCTCCTGAACGATGAATCCGAGTCGTTTGCCGACGCCTTCGTGCTCGGGCCCGTCCAGCGCCTCGGTGAAGAGGTGGACATGGGACCGGAGACGAACCAGCTCTTCGTTGATGTCCCAGCGCTCGGCCAGGTACGCGATCTCGCGGGCCAGGCGATCCTCGTCGACCTCCACCGCTTCCGACAGGTCGCGCACCTGTGCGCGCAGACGCTCGCGCTCGGCCAACAGGCGCTCGGGCGCACGACGCTCCACGACCGCAGCCAGCTCGAGCAGCACCGCCAGTGCTCGCCGGAGGTCCTCCTCCAAGCGACGTCCCTCGGCACGCCTCTGCTCAACGAGTCCGGCCAGGGCATCGCGGGTCATGCCCACCAGCTGCTCCTCTTCGATCTCGAAGACGCGAGCGCTCGGATCGGCGCGGAAGATCTCGTTGAAGCGCGCCAACAAAGACACGTCCACCTCACCGGGCAGACCCAACTCGTCCTGCAGACGGCGAAGCGCCGACTGATAGGCTCGGGCTCGCTCCACATCCAGCTCGGGGAGCGGGACCTCGCGCGGACCGGCCGCACGATCGAAGCCGAGCGTGTAGCTCACGTGGCCACGCTGCACCGACTCCTTGAGCAACTCGACCACTTTGGCCTCCCAACGATCGGCTCCGTTGGGAAGTCGGATGTTCGAGTTGAAGAACCGGTGGTTCACGCTCTTGATCTCGACGCGCAGGGTGCCGCGCTCTCCCTCACGCGTGCTCTCCCCGAACCCCGTCATGCTACGGACCATGTCTTCCGACTCGCTCGTTCAGGACACCAACGGTTCGCTTCAGACTCAGTTCCACAGCCCCCAACGCACCCCATAGGCCGCACGAGTCAGGGGGAGGAGCCGCTCCGGAAAGTCTTGATTCTCACGGCGGAGCGTGAGGTTCTCCCAGATGACGAACAACTGCACCGACACGATGCGGATATGGAGTCGGGCGAACCAGCTCTGCTGGAACGGAACCGTCGCGAGAACCGCAGGATCACCCGGCGCCTCCTCGGCCACGAACACGTTCATCGGCTCGCGCTCGCGCACTCCTCCTTCGACGAGCAGCTCGAAGTTCCCTGTCGGGAGGAAGGTATCGTGGAACAGCACCCGCGCATCGTACTGGAGGCGAGGCGTGTAGGGCCACGCCTCCTCATCGTCCCAGCGCACGACGCTCCCACGCGCCGACAGACCGTCGAAGACGAGGAGAGGGACGTGGGCTTCGACGTCCCAGCCCATACGCTTCCCACCGGCCACTCGGCTGGAGCCCTCGTCGAAGGCCAGGCCGAAGCGCGCCAGCGAGTCGACGTCGACCGACACGCGTGCGCCGCGCAACAGCACACCCCCCCGTTCGAACGCGGCGCCCAGGCGGCGCGTGTCCCGCTCATCGAAAAAGCGCGGCGTGCGGGGGAACCCGGCGAAGGCGCTGTCCCCCGCGACGGTGAATCCGCGATACGGGACGCCGACCCGACCTCGATCCAGCTCTGCGAACGCGGAGAACCCGAAGCGGGGCGCGGTCCAGGCGGCAGCGCGGGAGCGCAATGCCCCCTCTCCCTCCCAGGACTCACGCCGCAGGTGGACGCTGGCGCCCCCGAGGGCGGTCGACTCGACCGCGGCCTCTCCATCCAGAGTCCAGGTGGGGAGGCCTTCACCATCCAACCGCCTGCCGGAGACTCCAACCTGGACGCGCTCCCCCGCCCACCCCGCTTCCAGGCCGAGCTGACGAACTTGAGGAGTCTCGAGAGAATCGGACGTGGAAAGACGAGCCGAACCCGCGAAGGCGCCGAGCGTCAGACCCTGGGACGGCATGGCACGCAGTCGCGCCAGCCAATCCGTCCGGTCCCGCTCGGCCGGCGGATAGAAGCTTCGGGTCACGCTGCGCTTGAGGAGCGTGACTTCCCCCCCGAAACGGTCGGAGGGAGCCAGGGTGTAGCGCGCCAACACGCCGTTGACGGAACCGTTGTCGTCGCCGGAGCGTCCCCGGGTGTCCACGCGATCCAGCGTGAGCAGGAGCGATCCGCCAGGCGCGCGCGGCAGCGCGAAGGTGCCACGGAAGAAGTTGGTCTCCAGGTCGCCCGTACCGGCTTCGATCTGCGTGTAGGGTCGCGGGTCCTGGAAGCGACGGCTGGTCAGGGCGATCTCGATCCCGCCGGGCGAGCGCTCCACCCGAACGGACTCGAGACCAGCCAGGCCGATCTCGGAGAGGTCGACCACGTCTCCGCCGAGCGGCACCAGCTCGATGCCGTCCTGCAAGACGCGGATCCGGCCTGCTGTCGCGGAGAACGCGACGGGCACGGCGGGGGCGCCGTAGTCCCCGCCCTGCACGACGCGCAGGCCGGGAACATCCCGTAGCAGATCCGCCAGCGTGAGCCCCGGCGCAAAGAGAATCTCACCGCGGTTCCAGAGCCACACGCCCGCTCGCTCGGGTCTCCGTGCCGTGGCGTCTTCGATGGACGGGAGGTTCACGACACGCAGAGAGTCCGGGATCGCCCGCACACGCAGCGTATCCGCCGAAACGTCTACCGTGTCCGGCCTCTCCTGGGCCCCGATCCCCGGAGCCGCCAAGAGAACGACGAGCGCCCCGGCCCGGCACAAGCCGGACCGGAGCGCGCTTCCACCCTTCGCGGTGATCAGGCGGACCTGCTCCGGACCCATTCGAAGAGAAGTCGGGTCGGGACGCCCAGCGCACCCTTGCGCTGGTAGGGGAGTGAACCGTCGCCGTAGGCCGTGCCCGCGATGTCGAGATGCGCCCAGGGGAGGTCTCCCACGAACTCCTTGAGGAACGTCGCCGCGGTGATGGTGCCCGCGGGCCGGCCACCCACGTTCTTCAGGTCGGCGACTTCGCTGTCGAGCTGCTTTCGGTACTCGGCGTAGAGCGGGAGACGCCAGACCCGTTCACCCGTGCGCGCGCCGGCCTTCTCCAACTCCGAAACCAGGCGGTCGTCGGTACCCAGGACGGCGCTGGCCTGATGCCCCAGCGCGATGACCACCGCCCCGGTCAAGGTGGCGCAATCGACGATGGCCGCGGGACTCTGCTCGACCGCGTACGCCAACGCGTCCGCCAGGATAAGGCGACCCTCGGCATCGGTGTTGATGACCTCGATGCTCTTGCCCGCATAGCTCTGGATCACGTCGCCCGGCTTGGTTGCGCTTCCGGACGGGAGGTTCTCGCTGGAGGGCACGATCCCGATCACGTTGGCCCTCACCTTGGCCTGCGCGATGGCGCGCATGGCGCCGATGACCGCGGCACCTCCGGACATATCGTACTTCATGTCCTCCATGCCGCTGGGGGGCTTGAGGGAGATGCCGCCGGCATCGAACGTGAGTCCCTTCCCGACCAGAACCAACGGCGGTTCGCTGCCCCTGCCACCCTGGTGCCGCATCACGATCAGGCGCGGTTCCTCCACCGAGCCCCGCGAGACGGCGAGGATGGCATGCATGCCGGCCTTCTCGAGCTTCTTCTTGTCGAAGATCTCGATCTCCAGCCCCATCTCCTCGGCCATCTGCCGCGCTTCCTCGGCAAGCCGAGTGGGAGTGACCAGATTCCCGGGCCGGGATTGGAGGGTCCGCGCGAGGTTGGTCCCCTCGGCCGCCGCCAGCCCGTCCCTGATTTCCCGATTGAGCGTCGAGCGGTTCCCTCCGGGAGCCAGCAGCTCCAGGTGGGTCACACTCACCTTCTCCTTGCCTGGCTCGGGGGGAGCCTTGAGCTCGGTGAAGGACCATGCTCCCAGCACGACGCCTTCGACCGCGGACCGGCCCATCTCGCCGGCACGCTTGGCCACGGACGGCAGAACCAGGGTGAGGTTCGGACAACGCGCTTCCTCGGCCGCACGGACGGCGCGTCCAGCCGCGCGACGCATCTGCTCCTCGTCGAACTCCGCCTTGGCACCCAGGCCGAGGATCAGGACCCGGAAGCGCGCTTCGGACTTGCCGCCATGGAGCAGCACCTTCTCACCGCCATCGGTGCGCACCTCTCCGGCGGCGAGGGCGTCTTCAACGACCTCCCGGACTGCATCGGGAAGGACAGACGGGCAGGAGGACTCGCCGGAGAAAAGCCCGAAGGCAACGAATGAAGGTGATGTACGGGCCGGCGTGGACCGGGTGCTCAAAGAGACTTCCATGACCCCCCTCTACATGCTCTCGATGATCGCGGTTCCGGAACTTCTTCGGTGGCTGGCCGCCCTCCCCATCCACTCCAGGCCAGGACGTCGGATGGGGGCACTCAGGGCCTCGGGATGGCGGGTCCCAACGACCCGCCCTGACGGAGTGGCGCTCTGCCGGGCGGTGAGCAAACCTCGAACGTAGGCAAGGGCGCAGGAAGGGCAAGGCACGGGAGTGACTGTGCCCACGGAGGTGCTCCGCACCGCGAGAGCGGAGGGTGCTGGGCCAACTGGGGAACGCACCCGGCAGGGCATCCGAGCATCGATGGGCACGAATCTGGAGCAGTGACAGCCCGGGATTCGACCGGCACTGACCGCTTCCGGACACCCCCTGGCCCGTTTCGTGCCAGTTACGCTTGACGGCGGCGACCGAGAGATCGAATGTTGTACCGCCACAACGCGAGACTACGAGTCGGCTTCCAAGAGAACTGACGACCGGGAAAGCATTGCCGGCGCAGGGTTTTGAACCGGGCCCTGTGATCGGATCCCGTCTCTTGGAAGCCGACTTCTCGTTTCCGGTCCCGGGTCAGGGACATTCAGGAATCTGCGGTAGCGGTTCAACGAACTGCGTTCTCCCCCCCTCGCATCTTGCCGCGTGCTCGGGCAATCTCCTATCTTCGACTTTCGGTTTTTATTCGGTCACCGTCGGTCGGTCAGCCCATGTCGGACGCCCTCCATGCGCACCTGTCCCAACTGTCGATCCGCCAGGGTCGCTACGCACACACGGAACGCACCCGCGCCTCTGGAAGCCGCCTGGCCCTGTGTCTGTGGATGCCCACTTTCGAGCTCCGACTGGAGCTCGCCCGTACCCCCGAGCTGGATTCGACCTCGGTCGCCCTGCTGTCTCCCCGTGAGGGAGCGCGTCGTGAGATCTGGCAGGTTTCCGAGCGCGCCGCGGAAGCCGGTGTCCGCCCTGGAATGCTCGTCTCCAAAGCGGTGGGCCTCTCCCCCTCCCTGACTCTGCTCGAGCCCGACCCTGCCCACTACGACGCGGCCATGGAAGAGATGATGGAGGCTCTCTCGGCCGTGAGCCCGGTTCTGGAGCCGGCAGGCCGAGGGAGGATCTACCTGGGCATGGACGGTCTGGGGAGGCTGTACGGCGCTCCGGAGTACCAGGCGACTCGCGCCCTGCGGGCCCTGCTCCAGGTCCTTCCTCGTCCCCTGGTCGCCGCACTCCGCGTCGGCTGGGCACCGGGCCGTTTCGGCGCCTGGGTCGCCGCCGTCTCCGCCGACCCAGGACGGCCTCGCATCGTGCGCGAGGAGGAGCTGGTCGGATTCCTGGCCCGCTGCCCGGTGAGCGCGCTCCCCCTGGAACCCCTCACCCTGGAGCGTCTCGACCGCCTGGCCATCGGCACGCTGGGTGAGTTGTGTGCGCTCCCCGAATCCGCGCTGGTCGCACAATTCGGAGAAGACGGTGCCAACGCCCATGCCTGGGGGACCGGCCGCCGCATCGATCCGGTCCGGCCCTGGCACCGACCTCGTCCGATCCGGACCGCGATCGATTTCTCGACCCCCATCGGCCAATCCGATACGCTGCACGGCGCACTGGATCGGTTGCTGGAACGGGCGCTGGGACGTCCCGAACGGCGAGGACGGAGCGTACAGGGGCTCCGCCTGGCCGCCCGGCTCGAAGGAGGCGGCTCCTGGGGGGTGGAAGCGGTGCTCAAGGAACCCACGTCCGAGCGAGCACGCCTGGGGTTCGTACTCAAGAACAAGATGGCGCTCTCGTCCCCTCCCCGTGCGGTGGAGACCTTGATCGTCGAGTTCTTCGAGTTCGGAGCGCCTGCTTCCCAAGCCGAGCTGTTCGCACGCAGGGAAACCACGGGCCGTGCAGCGGAAGGACATGGCCTGGCCGCAGGAGAAGTCCCCCAGGGACTTCGCGAGGCCGTGCGCGAACTCAAGCTGAAGATCGGGTTTTCACCGCTCTTCCGCGTCGTGGAGGTCGATCCCTGGTCACGCCTTCCCGAACGACGTCACGCGCTTCTGGAGTTCGACCCGTGAGTGCGGGGGGACCCGAGCGCACGACCGGGATCGGCGCGAAAGGGCCCCGCGAACTCCGGTCGCGGGGCCCTTCCTGCGCGGGGATCCCTCTTCTTCGCGCTGCTAGAGACGGGTGAGTCGGAAGTTCTGGCGCACCACCGCGTCCGGCCCCACCTCGAATTGCCGCTGCAGGCTTT is a window from the Gemmatimonadota bacterium genome containing:
- the ispD gene encoding 2-C-methyl-D-erythritol 4-phosphate cytidylyltransferase, translating into MSRAASPSLGVVIPAAGSGERMGGVQKAFLEVGGRPLLRWSLDAFLDDPRVVRVSVVLPPASERPSWLSALAPRVAVVDGGTTRTASVAAGLAALGPDVEVVVVHDAARPLVDRRALDACIERAAAGGAAVVGHPVVDTLKEVRDRHIVGSPDRASVWQVQTPQVFARRLLERAYHEAIGLGTGATDCAALVERLGEAVQVIEGSRWNVKVTYPEDRVIAECLLAESQRPRQVPVPHTEWEWDRVVGHLRRGGLLAYPTGTVYGFGGRATAEGLQALARLKMRNVADRPFLILIDQVERARMLRWNDFAERLATTFWPGPLTLILDDPEGRFPTGVRGPEGGVAVRLDAHPVPAEIVRRLGEPITSSSANRPGRPPARTAAEARAALRELEGGGDVLVVDGGPSGAGAPSTLVDLTGPVPRVVREGAISSGRIAELVPLHA
- the dnaB gene encoding replicative DNA helicase, with amino-acid sequence MSALPEPMSVATAPRYDRNPPFSPEAEASVLGGMLIDPDSVTKVVELLNDAMFHREAHRRLFRAMLRLFQAGQVIDVITVSEELKKTNELEIAGGVGYLADLLDAVPTAANITYHARIVRDKALLRRLIDQASSILQDAYDQGDRSVEEILDEAEAKVFQVAQSHEREGFVWIKEILWPAFEHIEHLQQSKSGITGVPSGFPDLDKMTSGLQRGDLVIVAARPSMGKTSWVLNVAQNAAIDHQIKVGIFSLEMSKEQLVQRLLCAEGRIDLQKLRKGQLDADEYQRLAASAAHLNTAPIWIDDQAGISLLEMRAKARRLKAETDLGLIVVDYLQLMSGGRRSENRQQEVSEISRGLKALAKELDVPVIALSQLSRATEQRTGNRPQLSDLRESGSIEQDADVVMFLYREEYYLIQAGEIDQAREVEGQADLIVAKQRNGPTGRVELYFNKAYTRFDSVDRHAATPAGPPPDSFADSPF
- a CDS encoding uracil-DNA glycosylase, with protein sequence MNDALRRYLAQQVELGGSELFLERHVAGDARARLAEWTPALPVQTEAPDSRGGADAAAGPALPTGYEALREEALHCTRCRLAESRTHVVFSDGNPQGRLVVVGEAPGANEDATGLPFVGAAGQLLDLLLAAIDLSRQDSVYICNVLKCRPPGNRNPLPDEIEACSPFLLRQLELVRPQALLAVGTFAAQLLTGTSNPIGRLRGSVHTYHGTPLVVTYHPAALLRNQSWTRATWDDLQLLRQVMDRSS
- the coaBC gene encoding bifunctional phosphopantothenoylcysteine decarboxylase/phosphopantothenate--cysteine ligase CoaBC, whose amino-acid sequence is MPRRVLIPRRPWRGRRVVLGVAGGIAAYKSVQLARDLTRLGCEVDVILTEGARRFVQPLSFEGVTGRPVHTDLFATDGAALHIRLGQEAEAVVVAPATADLIARVAQGRADDLLTTTLLATRAPVVLCPAMNTAMWEHPQTQSNIQHVKEVLGIWVAGPDEGPLAHGEHGGAGRLLEPDDIVEHVGRALTPASTLTGARVLVTAGPTREPLDPVRYLGNRSSGKMGYALAQAAWRRGAQVTLISGPSALSDPVGVEVERVERAADMLACAARHAPDADLLVFAAAVADYRPAAVHPRKLKRELGPPVVTTEENPDVAAEVGSLRKKGSMAIGFALETNDLETNAERKLARKGFDWIVANPAGEPGAGIEADANRAVLIAADGSRESLPLQSKQELADVILDRVTSRRGPEPAE
- the rpoZ gene encoding DNA-directed RNA polymerase subunit omega — its product is MRVFTPAELASNTQSKYLGVLVAAKYARELNALPHEAMSLGEQKKLTTRALEALTSGQIEFRLVKRRRRVE
- the gmk gene encoding guanylate kinase, with product MSSAAPCPALALVAPSGTGKTTVAHALVQRSERFRFSVSATTRRPRGREVDGVDYHFLDEATFRAWIEQGRFAEWAAVHGRLYGTPLANFEVARQEGVTLLLDIDVQGALEIQERVPDALVIFLLPPTGRALLERLRGRGTETRQELAARLRTALAELDLAPRFPIQLVNQNVDETARVLEALVDRPALRSGAFDEGARVAEIAATLREELERLEEGSREAGSLDYT
- a CDS encoding YicC/YloC family endoribonuclease, with protein sequence MVRSMTGFGESTREGERGTLRVEIKSVNHRFFNSNIRLPNGADRWEAKVVELLKESVQRGHVSYTLGFDRAAGPREVPLPELDVERARAYQSALRRLQDELGLPGEVDVSLLARFNEIFRADPSARVFEIEEEQLVGMTRDALAGLVEQRRAEGRRLEEDLRRALAVLLELAAVVERRAPERLLAERERLRAQVRDLSEAVEVDEDRLAREIAYLAERWDINEELVRLRSHVHLFTEALDGPEHEGVGKRLGFIVQEMNREVNTIASKANDSAIQRAAVSMKEEIERVREQVENIE
- a CDS encoding TonB-dependent receptor — protein: MGPEQVRLITAKGGSALRSGLCRAGALVVLLAAPGIGAQERPDTVDVSADTLRVRAIPDSLRVVNLPSIEDATARRPERAGVWLWNRGEILFAPGLTLADLLRDVPGLRVVQGGDYGAPAVPVAFSATAGRIRVLQDGIELVPLGGDVVDLSEIGLAGLESVRVERSPGGIEIALTSRRFQDPRPYTQIEAGTGDLETNFFRGTFALPRAPGGSLLLTLDRVDTRGRSGDDNGSVNGVLARYTLAPSDRFGGEVTLLKRSVTRSFYPPAERDRTDWLARLRAMPSQGLTLGAFAGSARLSTSDSLETPQVRQLGLEAGWAGERVQVGVSGRRLDGEGLPTWTLDGEAAVESTALGGASVHLRRESWEGEGALRSRAAAWTAPRFGFSAFAELDRGRVGVPYRGFTVAGDSAFAGFPRTPRFFDERDTRRLGAAFERGGVLLRGARVSVDVDSLARFGLAFDEGSSRVAGGKRMGWDVEAHVPLLVFDGLSARGSVVRWDDEEAWPYTPRLQYDARVLFHDTFLPTGNFELLVEGGVREREPMNVFVAEEAPGDPAVLATVPFQQSWFARLHIRIVSVQLFVIWENLTLRRENQDFPERLLPLTRAAYGVRWGLWN
- a CDS encoding leucyl aminopeptidase — translated: MEVSLSTRSTPARTSPSFVAFGLFSGESSCPSVLPDAVREVVEDALAAGEVRTDGGEKVLLHGGKSEARFRVLILGLGAKAEFDEEQMRRAAGRAVRAAEEARCPNLTLVLPSVAKRAGEMGRSAVEGVVLGAWSFTELKAPPEPGKEKVSVTHLELLAPGGNRSTLNREIRDGLAAAEGTNLARTLQSRPGNLVTPTRLAEEARQMAEEMGLEIEIFDKKKLEKAGMHAILAVSRGSVEEPRLIVMRHQGGRGSEPPLVLVGKGLTFDAGGISLKPPSGMEDMKYDMSGGAAVIGAMRAIAQAKVRANVIGIVPSSENLPSGSATKPGDVIQSYAGKSIEVINTDAEGRLILADALAYAVEQSPAAIVDCATLTGAVVIALGHQASAVLGTDDRLVSELEKAGARTGERVWRLPLYAEYRKQLDSEVADLKNVGGRPAGTITAATFLKEFVGDLPWAHLDIAGTAYGDGSLPYQRKGALGVPTRLLFEWVRSRSA